Proteins co-encoded in one Callospermophilus lateralis isolate mCalLat2 chromosome 2, mCalLat2.hap1, whole genome shotgun sequence genomic window:
- the Fam181b gene encoding protein FAM181B produces the protein MAVQAALLSTHPFVPFGFGGSPDGLGSTFGALDKGCCFEDEETGAPAGALLSGAEGGDVREATRDLLSFIDSASSNIKLALDKPGKSKRKVNHRKYLQKQIKRCNGLMGAAPPGPPSPSAADTPAKRPLAAPSASTAAAPVHGKAAPRREASQAAAAASLQSRSLAALFDSLRHVSGGAEPVGGAVAVPVTGLGGASSGGAGGEASGPAGGTAVPGARKIPLRARNLPPSFFTEPSRAGGGGGGCGPSGPGVSLGDLEKGAEAVEFFELLGSDYGAGTEAGVLLAAEPLDVFPTGAAVLRGPLELEPGLFEPPPAMVGNLIYPEPWSAPSCAPTKKSPMAAARGGLTLNESLRPLYPAPSDSPSGEDGTGHLASFAPFFPDCTLPPPPPHQVSYDYSAGYSRAAYSSLWRPDGVWEGAPGEEGAHRD, from the coding sequence ATGGCGGTGCAGGCGGCGCTCCTTAGCACGCACCCCTTCGTGCCCTTCGGCTTCGGAGGCTCCCCGGACGGACTGGGGAGCACCTTCGGAGCCCTGGACAAGGGCTGCTGTTTCGAGGACGAGGAGACTGGGGCGCCGGCGGGAGCGCTGCTGTCGGGAGCAGAGGGCGGGGACGTACGCGAGGCCACTCGAGATCTACTCAGCTTTATCGACTCGGcgtccagcaacatcaagctagcgCTGGATAAGCCCGGCAAGTCGAAGCGGAAGGTGAACCACCGCAAGTACCTGCAGAAGCAGATCAAGCGCTGCAATGGCCTCATGGGCGCCGCGCCCCCGGGCCCACCCTCCCCCAGCGCGGCCGACACGCCCGCCAAGCGGCCGCTAGCCGCCCCCAGCGCTTCGACGGCCGCGGCGCCGGTGCATGGCAAGGCCGCCCCCCGGCGGGAGGCGTCGCAGGCCGCGGCAGCCGCCAGCCTACAAAGCCGAAGTCTGGCAGCTCTGTTTGACTCGCTGCGCCACGTCTCCGGGGGCGCCGAGCCAGTGGGAGGTGCGGTGGCAGTGCCAGTGACCGGCCTTGGCGGAGCGAGCTCCGGGGGCGCGGGAGGGGAAGCGTCCGGTCCCGCCGGGGGCACTGCGGTCCCGGGAGCAAGGAAGATCCCACTGCGGGCCCGAAATCTGCCCCCGTCCTTCTTCACTGAGCCCTCCCgggcgggcggcggcggcggcgggtgtGGCCCGTCGGGGCCTGGCGTGAGCTTGGGCGACCTGGAGAAAGGGGCGGAGGCCGTGGAGTTCTTCGAGTTGCTGGGGTCAGACTACGGCGCCGGCACCGAGGCGGGCGTCTTGCTTGCGGCAGAGCCTCTCGACGTGTTCCCCACCGGAGCCGCTGTCCTGCGCGGACCCTTGGAGCTGGAGCCTGGCCTTTTTGAGCCCCCGCCGGCGATGGTGGGAAACCTAATATACCCTGAGCCCTGGAGCGCCCCGAGCTGTGCCCCGACCAAGAAGTCGCCCATGGCTGCAGCCCGCGGCGGTTTGACCTTGAACGAGTCCTTGCGCCCCCTGTACCCTGCTCCCTCGGACTCTCCCAGCGGCGAGGACGGGACCGGCCATTTGGCCTCTTTCGCCCCCTTCTTCCCGGACTGCaccctgccgccgccgccgccgcatcAGGTGTCCTACGATTATAGCGCGGGCTACAGCCGCGCAGCTTACTCCAGCCTTTGGAGACCGGATGGGGTTTGGGAAGGGGCCCCGGGGGAGGAGGGGGCGCACCGGGACTGA